Within the Salvia hispanica cultivar TCC Black 2014 chromosome 4, UniMelb_Shisp_WGS_1.0, whole genome shotgun sequence genome, the region AGAAGGTTTCCTATATGAGCCCTATTTTACCACAACCAGAAGTGGTTTTTAAGATACTCTGCCCCAATGAACACGTTGGCAGCATTATTGGCAAGGGAGGATGTATCGTTAAGGCTATTCAACATGAAACTGGTGCTTCTATAAGTATTGGGTCGCCTGTAGAAAACTGTGATGAACGGTTGATAACCATTACGGCAATGGAGGTGAAGTTTGATTCCGCTGTATTGTAATTCTTAGATTTCATATGCATcagttgatatttttctttggtGTGTTGTGTTTCGTAGAGTGTAGAATCTAAATACTCACCTGCACAGAAAGCAACTATTGTTGTGTTTACTAGATCCACAGAGACTGGTCTTTTGAAGGGATTCCGTTCAGATCCAAAAGAATCACCTGTATCAGCTCGAGTTCTGTTGGCATCAAACCAAGTTGGTTGCCTACTGGGAAAAGGAGGCGCGATAATTTCAGAGATGAGAAAGATGACTAATACTAGCCTAAGGATCATTGGGGGTGACCAAGTTCCAAATTGTGCCTCTGAAAATGAAGAAGTTTTACAGGTACGACAGTTTAAGTGTGTAATAGGTCTAGGTGATAAATAGACTCACAATAGAGTCAGAAAAATTAGAAAGGTTTTTGAAGTGGCTGACTGCAGTTAATTTTATCATCCAAAATTCTGTCAAAGATTCACACAAATTAACCTTTTAAATCTGAATCATACTTCGTCCTTTAAAGTTTTATATCAATTCTCTCACCACGATTGCCACATGCATGCTGATGTCTCATTATTCTTCGCTTAGATTACAGGAGAGTTTGCTAATGTACAAGATGCTCTGTATAAGGTGACTGGTAGATTGCGAGATAATATGTTCTCCAACAGAATGTTGAATGGTAACAGGAATCGTAATTATTCAAGGACTGACAATGATGCATATGGCATCGTAAGAAACCGTCCTGCTTATGGATCACATCAATCTTTAGCTGACTCAGACAAAACCAACGAGCAAATATCCTTAACTCAGAGCATGGACCATCTTACAATTTCCAATAATAACGATCGATTGTTGACACCAAGTTCATTCACTTCAATGGTATGGTTTGATCATTAATACTTTCTTCTTTGTATCTTATTATccattctcttactttatgcTGGTCTGGACGAATTTGATTGCAGGCTCTCTCTGGAGTAAACCAGGGAAATATTATGGCTAATGGCAGAAGTTTAGCTACAGTTAAAAGTGGTGAAGAAATCGGCAGGTTACCACAACACACAGTTCAAAACCTTGTTGCTTAACTCTCTGGGAtagtatatttcattaaaaagagaaatgttaTATTTGCTAATTTGCCTAATCTATTACAGAATCAATGGAACTCGTAATGGATAATAGATTGTCTCGTATAAACCTAGAAATGCTAGTAAAATATCAAAGTTTTGTTGctgtattaaataaaagcaTGGAATCAACAGATGAACTCCACTATATGTTGCTAAAGATTTAAAACTTTTAGAGCTTAATTGATGTCATGCTAGCTCCTTCAACCATGCTATTTATTGGCTTTTGTGCTCGTAGTAATACAAATTCGTAGTTGATGAATATTATCCTGACATTCCTTTTATATGTACAAGCAGTGGAACTAGACCCACAATCGCAGCAAATACTATGACAGTAGAGGTCGTTGTTCCTGAGGCTGCGGTTGGCTCCATATCCGGGGAGAACAATATTGATTTTGCTAGGTTGCGACAGGTAAATGGATATACCATTAAAATTGTACAAAAACTTAGATGTCGAATACAGCCCAATTTTTTAGTAGAAACCCAACAAAATTCCTTTGGGTTTATCTGCCCTTTTGCTGAGtttcttcaatatttttgaCATCAAGCATTGTTTGAATGTGCCATCAGATATCTCGTGCCACGGTCATACTTCAAGAAGCTCGTCCTGGAACGACAGATAGAACAGTTGTTATATCCGGGACACCAGATGAGACGCAGGCGGCCCAAAGCCTGCTCCAAGCATTCATACTGTCTGGATCATAGCGACGAACATGACAGGTTTTtgaagaattttttatttatttattagtttgcATCTTCTCAAACAGAGGAGCTGCCAAACTAGTAGTGCTTATGTAAAACATTGCTCAATCTATTTCATAAGCACTTTAGTTTCTTCATGCTGCACATGCAAACCTTGGCATGACAGATTAGTACAGAATGAAGATTTTGGATTCATGTGTTTATAGTTACACCAACCGCATTATATCTCCATAATTTCTTGACTCAATGCATAAATGGTCGAACACGCCATAATTCAGAAACTCGAAATACATAAAACAATAAACGCAGCAAGTAGCATCCATTTTACATCATGGTAGATACAACACAGATTTCACAAAATAGGGAAAAACGACGTGCTCGTCCAAGCTGTAAGGATTTTATACCACATCCTTTTAGGTACTCGCAGCTGCATCACTTGGCACTGCTTCTGCTTTCAGCTTGATCTCAACGTTGTCATGGACTCCCTGCAACAGCAGCTCCCCATCGTATGTGACAAGTTTTCGCTTCTTTGCTGCACGCAGTGTTCCAACTAGAGCTTCAAAGATGTTAGCGCATCTATCATCATTAAATAGCACACCAAATGTAACCTGCATAAGTAAGAATGATGCCCAGGTAAGAAAGCATGCCTCTGTCTATAAATTCAAAAAGGTGTCTTCTTTGTATTGTGTGATGGAGAAGAATGAATCTATGAGATAAAGGTGGGAAACAAAGTTGCCATACATAGAGCTTTCATTAGAATAATTAGGTAATCCAACCTTCTCCAACACTTGCACACCCTAATTCTATTGTTTCTGATTCAATTTGTAATGAAAGGAAggtaatactccatatatctTGTCACCTACAAAATGAGAAAGGAGCATGTTTCTAAAAGCATCTCTTGCTAATGCCCTTTGACAGAGACTTTCTTTATGAGCAGCAAGTAATCATAAAGTAAATCAACATAATCTACTTTCAAAACTGCAAATTGGTCGGTAACGGCGATCGATTTGCTGCTATGATGAAGAAAAGTGCATAATTTGAAGACGAAATACGAAGCAGTAATCTATATTTGGTTGATCTCTAGCTCAAATTCTCATCATCATCGATCACCGAACAAGCAATACAGTGACGGATCAAGGCATCATCGACACCAGACGGTAGGCCTCAAGTTATTTCAGTATAATGAAATCTATCTATAGCACAAAAAATACTCAGCACTCTTTTGATCCTACTTTTCCGATCAATCATTTTGTGAATCTCAATACTGTGACCAGCAAAATCTAGAAGGCATGCGATGCGATCACATAAATCTCATGAGCAACCACAAAACGCCTAGATCTACGaattcagaaaataaaatc harbors:
- the LOC125221895 gene encoding KH domain-containing protein HEN4-like, whose translation is MHGPNSNSNSTAAAAARPNSKPPQPPLLIPPGHVAFRLLCHASRIGGLIGKSGHIIKHLQLLTGSRIRVEDPPPASDNRVISVVASPAVVKRIKLCAEAEGNESAEIDVSAGQEGVVRVFERVVQVAAEGEAVISGVVSCRLLVSKFHGGAVIGKGGKVVEKIRKDTGCKIKVLAVEKNYSNFPSMDEIVEIEGLGLAVKKALVAVTSRIQECPPSEETRSYPTRPLESEPLPIQTVDLPQQQSPILQPTPSNYINHSWGGGTSLPEKVSYMSPILPQPEVVFKILCPNEHVGSIIGKGGCIVKAIQHETGASISIGSPVENCDERLITITAMESVESKYSPAQKATIVVFTRSTETGLLKGFRSDPKESPVSARVLLASNQVGCLLGKGGAIISEMRKMTNTSLRIIGGDQVPNCASENEEVLQITGEFANVQDALYKVTGRLRDNMFSNRMLNGNRNRNYSRTDNDAYGIVRNRPAYGSHQSLADSDKTNEQISLTQSMDHLTISNNNDRLLTPSSFTSMALSGVNQGNIMANGRSLATVKSGEEIGSGTRPTIAANTMTVEVVVPEAAVGSISGENNIDFARLRQISRATVILQEARPGTTDRTVVISGTPDETQAAQSLLQAFILSGS
- the LOC125221896 gene encoding costars family protein At4g33640, coding for MNVDEEVERLKEEIKRLGKPQSDGSYTVTFGVLFNDDRCANIFEALVGTLRAAKKRKLVTYDGELLLQGVHDNVEIKLKAEAVPSDAAAST